CCCCAATGCAATAGTGCCAATTAATGAGATATAGAAGAGATATTTGGAGAATGTTTCCAGGCTAAATATACGGAACGAGAATCCTTTGTAGTACTGTTTCGAATAGAGATACCGGGACTTTAAAGTACGCCATTCCGAGAAATGATGCACACTGCCGGTTTCAGTCAGGCCCTGTTGGGAAAGTACTACGCCTGTCTTTTTTTTCGGGGCGATCCTGTTGATATATATGTCGTCTTCTCCTCCCTCCAGGTTTAATACCGGAGAGAAACCCTTATTTTTGAAGAAAAGTTCTTTTTTATAAGCCAGATTGCGCCCAATTCCCATAAAAGGTTTTCTCAATATGGCCATTGATAGGAATTTCAAATGATGGATGAGATTATCATATAGCATAAACCCCCGTAGGCCTGTCTTCTTGGGAATCTCCAGCCGGCTAAAACCCAGGATCACCTCTTTTCCCTGCGTGAATTCTTTTCCGAATTCTCTGATCCAATGTTTAGAAGATGGTTTGCAATAGGCTTCGGTGAATAGGAGGAAATCGTACTTTGCTGCTTTAATTCCCAGTGTGAGTGCCAGTTTCTTTTCATTGATGCCACCGTCGGCTTCTGCCGGCACATAAGTATGGTAAAGATGGGGATATTTTAGTTCAGCGGCTTTCAATACCATGTCGGTGTCATCTGTCGATCCACTGTTTACGACAATCACTTCAAAGTTCGGATAGTCCTGTTCCAGTATGGACGGCAGGTTTCGTCCCAGTTCTTCGGCGTTGTTCTTCGAGGTGACAATGACCGAGATGGCAGGGAGTGCTTCATCAGGAATGGAAAGTTCACCTTTTTTTTTCTGGTAGCTGTAAGGGCGCCTGTAAATGAAAAGCCAAAAAAAGAGTTGTATCAGGAAGCAAAGCAGCAATATGCCTCCCAGTATCCATTCCGTCAGGGTGAATTGGTTGAATAATGAATTGAGAAGATCCATCTTTTGTGTTCCTGAAAGCATATCATTTAAAGTTGGTCGGAAAAGTATGATAAGGGCAGGTTGCGGCAGTTATATCGGGATGCCATGACTTCTCCGTATGCGCCGGCGGAACGGATGGCAATCAGGTCTCCTCTGGCACTTTCGTCAAGCATGATCTGTTCTGCAAAAACATCACTCGATTCACAGATAGGCCCCACCACATCATATAGCGCCGGTCCTTTTTCGGAGGAGATATTTTCTATATGGTGGAAAGCCTGGTAGAGTGCGGGACGTATCAGGTCGGTCATCCCTGCATCCACGATCAGGAATTTTTTTTGGATGCCCTCTTTTACGAAAAGTACCCGTGATATGAGTGAGCCACAGGGTGCCACTACTGCCCGTCCCAGTTCGAAATGCAGTTCCTGATTTGGTTGTAGTTGCAGGTTTTTTTCAAAGAGCCGGAAGTAGGATTCGAAATCGGCCATTGGGATGTGGTTAGGATGCTGGTAGTTTATCCCAAGTCCTCCTCCTACATTGATGACCGGTAGTTTAATCCCCTGTGTATTAAACCACTCCTGTAACTCCTTCACTCTTACACAAAGGTCTTCAAATGATTTGAGATCGGTAATCTGTGAACCGATATGGAAATGTATGCCTGTCAGTTGCAGGTTGGATGAATCCTTCATCACTTCCAGGATCCGGGGCAGATCCTGTTCATTGATGCCAAATTTATTTTCAGTTAGTCCTGTAGTGATATACTTATGTGTATGTGCGTCTACATTGGGGTTGATGCGGAATGCCACCCTTGCCGTTTTTCCTTTTGCAGAGGCCAATGTGTTGAGAACCTCGAGTTCAGGGATTGATTCCACGTTAAAACAGAAAATGTCATTATCAAGTCCGATCTCTATCTCCCGGTCGCTTTTCCCCACACCGGCAAAGACTATTTTATCCGGGGTAAATCCCGATTCCATGGCGGCCAGTATCTCGTTGCCACTTACACAATCAGCACCAAAGCCAAAAGCGGCAATCTCTTTCAGAATGCGCGGGTTGGCATTCGCCTTTACCGCATAATGCACATGAAAACGCTTATTCTCTGTCTCTTTTTTTATAGCCTGGAGTGTGGCACGTAATAACTCTATATCGTAATAATAAAATGGGGTGTCGAGTTGTTTGAACTTCTCAACGGGAAATATTCCTTTGATCATTGGTGTTAATTTATAAAAATGGAGTTTGTTAAAAGCACCTTGCGTATCTTATTTT
This window of the Proteiniphilum saccharofermentans genome carries:
- the lysA gene encoding diaminopimelate decarboxylase, with the protein product MIKGIFPVEKFKQLDTPFYYYDIELLRATLQAIKKETENKRFHVHYAVKANANPRILKEIAAFGFGADCVSGNEILAAMESGFTPDKIVFAGVGKSDREIEIGLDNDIFCFNVESIPELEVLNTLASAKGKTARVAFRINPNVDAHTHKYITTGLTENKFGINEQDLPRILEVMKDSSNLQLTGIHFHIGSQITDLKSFEDLCVRVKELQEWFNTQGIKLPVINVGGGLGINYQHPNHIPMADFESYFRLFEKNLQLQPNQELHFELGRAVVAPCGSLISRVLFVKEGIQKKFLIVDAGMTDLIRPALYQAFHHIENISSEKGPALYDVVGPICESSDVFAEQIMLDESARGDLIAIRSAGAYGEVMASRYNCRNLPLSYFSDQL
- a CDS encoding glycosyltransferase translates to MLSGTQKMDLLNSLFNQFTLTEWILGGILLLCFLIQLFFWLFIYRRPYSYQKKKGELSIPDEALPAISVIVTSKNNAEELGRNLPSILEQDYPNFEVIVVNSGSTDDTDMVLKAAELKYPHLYHTYVPAEADGGINEKKLALTLGIKAAKYDFLLFTEAYCKPSSKHWIREFGKEFTQGKEVILGFSRLEIPKKTGLRGFMLYDNLIHHLKFLSMAILRKPFMGIGRNLAYKKELFFKNKGFSPVLNLEGGEDDIYINRIAPKKKTGVVLSQQGLTETGSVHHFSEWRTLKSRYLYSKQYYKGFSFRIFSLETFSKYLFYISLIGTIALGIVAGNHILTASALLFFVIRYVVQWRVTTLNSRLFNAGKYHLNLFFYDIFQPLNNTRFRRYAIKRNRARG